Proteins encoded by one window of Acidimicrobiales bacterium:
- a CDS encoding ATP-binding protein: MVGPSSTAGWFFSIVEAKSGSTIRWAGARVTEEGTLEIEIALCLPREAETVGIVRDVAVLSLMRLGVTEACAEDIRIALSEACTNVVDHSEADDQYEVRLQVDGRRCEVRVIDTGRGFDVMSLSAVPVAADSPRGRGISLMHALVDSINFTSQPEEGTIVHLVKTLDLVPGTPLDRLAPPAET; the protein is encoded by the coding sequence ATGGTCGGTCCGTCATCCACCGCCGGATGGTTCTTCTCGATCGTGGAGGCGAAGTCCGGTTCCACCATCCGGTGGGCGGGAGCGAGGGTGACGGAGGAGGGCACGTTGGAGATCGAAATCGCGCTGTGCCTTCCTCGTGAGGCCGAGACCGTCGGCATCGTCAGGGACGTGGCCGTCCTGTCGCTCATGCGCCTCGGTGTCACCGAGGCGTGTGCCGAGGACATCCGCATCGCACTGAGCGAGGCGTGCACGAACGTCGTCGATCATTCCGAGGCGGACGACCAGTACGAGGTCAGGCTGCAGGTCGACGGTCGCAGGTGCGAGGTCCGCGTCATCGACACGGGCCGGGGGTTCGACGTCATGTCGCTGTCCGCTGTTCCCGTCGCGGCGGACTCGCCGCGTGGTCGAGGCATCAGCCTCATGCACGCGCTGGTGGACTCGATCAACTTCACGTCCCAGCCGGAGGAGGGAACCATCGTCCACCTGGTCAAGACGCTCGACCTGGTCCCGGGCACGCCTCTGGACCGCCTCGCCCCGCCCGCCGAGACGTAG